From a single Gimesia fumaroli genomic region:
- the rsmH gene encoding 16S rRNA (cytosine(1402)-N(4))-methyltransferase RsmH, which yields MSGDQKRPIHLPVLLREVIQQLDLSPGLVVVDGTVGAGGHSEHILRKIGTEGTLIGLDRDTMMLEFAREKLGVERLPEGQCHLRQASYAELPTVLGEIGLTSIDRVLLDLGLSSDQLGDDERGFGFESSGELDLRFDTSTGMPAWELLQTRSESELCEIFEVYGEERFSQRIASQLVKQRKTAPIKTAAELIKVVQQAIPAKALAAARKNPATRVFQALRIAANQELEQLETMLGSVLPEVLKPGGRAAIISFHSLEDRMVKQAFKDRTIWKNLTPKPIVATQAEQRVNPRCRTAKLRVAMKT from the coding sequence ATGTCCGGTGATCAGAAAAGGCCGATTCACTTACCGGTTTTATTACGAGAAGTGATTCAACAGCTGGATTTATCTCCGGGCCTGGTTGTCGTAGACGGCACCGTAGGCGCTGGAGGTCACAGCGAACATATCCTGCGGAAAATTGGTACAGAAGGAACTTTAATCGGTCTGGATCGTGATACGATGATGCTGGAGTTTGCCCGAGAAAAATTAGGAGTCGAGAGATTGCCAGAGGGGCAATGTCATCTCAGGCAGGCGAGTTACGCGGAACTTCCCACCGTTTTGGGTGAAATAGGATTAACGTCCATTGATCGCGTTTTGCTGGACCTGGGTTTGTCTTCTGATCAACTGGGAGACGACGAACGCGGTTTTGGTTTTGAATCATCGGGCGAACTAGATTTGCGGTTTGATACCAGCACGGGAATGCCCGCCTGGGAACTGTTGCAAACACGCTCGGAATCAGAGTTGTGTGAAATCTTCGAAGTATATGGAGAGGAACGATTCAGCCAGCGGATTGCCAGTCAACTGGTTAAGCAGCGAAAAACGGCGCCCATCAAAACGGCGGCAGAGTTAATTAAAGTGGTTCAGCAGGCAATTCCAGCCAAGGCACTGGCGGCGGCACGGAAAAACCCGGCCACACGTGTATTTCAGGCACTGCGGATTGCAGCGAATCAGGAACTGGAACAACTGGAAACGATGTTGGGATCGGTTCTCCCTGAGGTTCTGAAACCGGGAGGCAGAGCTGCGATTATCAGCTTTCACTCTCTGGAAGATCGAATGGTCAAACAGGCTTTTAAAGATCGAACCATCTGGAAAAACTTAACTCCAAAGCCCATTGTGGCAACGCAGGCCGAGCAACGGGTGAATCCACGTTGCCGAACCGCGAAGCTGCGGGTGGCGATGAAAACATAA
- a CDS encoding PVC-type heme-binding CxxCH protein, which produces MKRAKRLTFKQRLLRNNDSISGIAASGIRWGFVVLALGVCLQLTLAAEKQTAVPKSPLSPEASLKQTVVHPDFEMQVVASEPNVINPVAVAFDETGVLWVVEMTDYPHGPKPGENPKSRIKLLRDKDQDGYYETATVFADKLLFATGVQPWKGGLIVTLAGKVQFMKDTNGDDKADVVETWFTGFKEENSQLRANHPTLGLDNHIYISNGLRGGSVIATHPEWQKKAKQVPINGLDFRFHPLSGKYESISGIGQFGLTFDDYGNRFVCTNRNPNKHIVLENRYLKRNPYLAVKSVYHDVSPDGEDSRVYAISRTWTTSTLHAGQFTAACGVTIYRGDLFPKGFYGNSFTCEPTANLVHRDVMTPMGATYDSKYGRDKVEFIASRDEWFRPVNMANGPDGALYLCDMYRAVIEHPQFMPAELKERSDLNDGIDRGRIYRIVPKNAKIDKSVYTSLNNATPEQLVTALGSKSAWQRETAARLIFEHQDTSIQPQLEQLVSNGKSAQARIQALWALEGLGKLSDAVLETALKDASQRVKEQAVRLSEPRLSKNSKLKEQVLSLVDSADGRLRFQLAISLGEAGDVSSMVDQLARLMLKGADDSWTRAAVFSSAPDQTVAIFKSFLKQLNAADARVSTHAGVTDAVREMTAVIGPRLKADEIEETLSLIARMDSDQQLVLQIAGFEGLGNSLRRRGKSISQYQTKLSEADQQQLKTFYQKLVDAAANPKTPLAQKLNAIGILQFVGFDMSGKTLLSLIQGAVSQEVKIAAIGAISPYSDQEIGVVLMDGFATQTPGMRRAILDAMLSNQDRTNLLLDAIEKDQIKISELGPSRSSRLQRHRNPEIKKRAAKLFAAAIPADRKKVLAAYQASLKLKANPLDGKQVFVKNCVTCHKIGDVGVNVAPDIGDSRTKTPEYLLTNILDPNRAIDANFFSYTIVTIDGVVHTGIISSDSGASITLTQPEGKTITVLKEEIDEMKSNGVSLMPVGLEKTINPQQMADLISFIKNWRYLSGQVPKDIAKPQ; this is translated from the coding sequence ATGAAACGAGCGAAACGTCTTACGTTTAAACAACGTCTTTTGAGAAACAATGATTCGATTTCGGGAATTGCTGCCTCCGGAATTCGATGGGGGTTTGTCGTACTGGCTTTGGGAGTTTGCCTGCAGTTGACGCTGGCTGCCGAAAAGCAGACGGCGGTGCCCAAGTCGCCTTTATCTCCTGAAGCATCATTGAAGCAGACAGTGGTTCACCCCGACTTTGAAATGCAGGTGGTAGCGTCCGAGCCGAATGTGATTAACCCGGTGGCGGTGGCCTTTGATGAAACCGGAGTCCTCTGGGTTGTGGAAATGACGGATTACCCGCATGGACCTAAACCAGGCGAAAATCCGAAAAGCCGCATCAAATTATTACGCGATAAAGACCAGGATGGGTATTATGAGACCGCGACGGTCTTTGCCGACAAACTCTTATTTGCGACCGGAGTTCAACCTTGGAAAGGGGGGCTGATTGTCACCCTGGCCGGCAAAGTGCAGTTTATGAAAGATACCAACGGCGATGACAAAGCCGATGTCGTGGAAACGTGGTTCACGGGGTTCAAAGAAGAAAACTCACAATTGCGGGCCAACCATCCGACGCTGGGGCTTGATAATCACATTTATATTTCCAATGGACTACGTGGCGGTTCTGTGATTGCCACGCATCCGGAATGGCAGAAAAAAGCGAAGCAGGTTCCGATCAACGGTCTTGATTTTCGCTTTCATCCTTTGTCAGGTAAATATGAATCGATATCGGGAATCGGTCAGTTTGGTCTGACGTTTGATGATTATGGAAACCGGTTTGTCTGTACGAACCGGAATCCGAATAAACATATCGTATTGGAAAATCGCTATCTGAAACGAAATCCGTATCTGGCGGTGAAGTCGGTCTATCATGATGTATCTCCTGATGGAGAAGATTCCCGCGTGTACGCCATCAGCCGAACCTGGACGACTTCCACACTGCATGCGGGGCAGTTTACTGCCGCTTGTGGTGTGACCATTTACCGGGGAGACTTGTTTCCCAAAGGGTTTTATGGGAACAGTTTCACCTGTGAGCCGACCGCGAATCTGGTGCACCGCGATGTCATGACGCCGATGGGAGCGACCTATGATTCAAAATATGGTCGTGACAAAGTGGAATTCATCGCCAGCCGTGATGAATGGTTCCGACCAGTGAATATGGCCAATGGTCCTGATGGGGCCTTGTACTTGTGTGACATGTATCGCGCGGTGATTGAGCATCCGCAGTTCATGCCGGCCGAATTGAAAGAACGCTCGGACTTGAACGATGGCATTGATCGAGGGCGGATTTATCGCATTGTTCCCAAGAATGCCAAGATCGATAAAAGCGTTTATACGTCTTTGAACAATGCGACTCCGGAACAGTTGGTGACAGCCCTCGGTTCGAAGAGCGCCTGGCAGCGGGAAACCGCCGCACGTTTGATCTTCGAACATCAGGATACTTCGATTCAACCGCAGTTAGAACAACTGGTTTCCAATGGGAAATCAGCACAGGCACGAATCCAGGCCTTATGGGCATTAGAAGGATTAGGGAAATTGAGTGATGCGGTTCTGGAAACGGCCTTGAAGGATGCCTCACAGCGCGTCAAAGAGCAGGCCGTACGTCTCAGTGAGCCGCGTTTGTCGAAAAATTCCAAGCTGAAAGAACAGGTACTGTCGCTGGTCGATTCGGCAGATGGGCGATTGCGATTTCAGTTGGCCATCAGCCTGGGCGAGGCGGGTGATGTCTCTTCGATGGTAGATCAGCTGGCTCGCTTGATGCTGAAGGGGGCCGATGATTCCTGGACACGTGCTGCCGTGTTTTCTTCTGCTCCCGATCAGACCGTGGCGATTTTCAAATCGTTTCTCAAACAACTGAATGCAGCCGATGCCAGGGTATCAACTCACGCAGGTGTGACTGATGCCGTCCGCGAAATGACAGCGGTCATCGGTCCTCGACTAAAAGCAGACGAAATCGAAGAAACACTCTCGTTGATTGCCAGGATGGACTCCGATCAGCAACTCGTATTGCAGATCGCCGGTTTTGAAGGACTGGGGAACAGTCTCAGACGACGTGGAAAATCAATTAGTCAGTATCAGACCAAGTTATCTGAAGCCGATCAGCAACAGTTGAAGACCTTCTATCAGAAACTGGTCGATGCCGCTGCGAATCCAAAAACTCCGCTGGCTCAAAAACTGAATGCGATTGGTATCTTGCAGTTCGTTGGTTTTGACATGAGTGGCAAAACGCTGCTTTCACTGATCCAGGGTGCTGTCTCTCAAGAGGTGAAAATTGCCGCCATTGGTGCCATCAGCCCTTATTCTGATCAAGAGATCGGGGTGGTGTTAATGGATGGGTTTGCCACGCAGACACCGGGAATGAGACGGGCGATTCTGGATGCGATGTTGTCGAATCAGGATCGGACCAATCTGTTGCTGGATGCCATTGAAAAGGATCAGATTAAAATTTCAGAACTGGGACCTTCCCGTTCATCCCGTTTGCAACGGCACCGCAATCCGGAAATTAAGAAACGGGCCGCAAAGCTCTTTGCTGCTGCCATTCCGGCCGACCGTAAAAAAGTGCTGGCCGCATATCAGGCTTCTTTAAAGCTCAAAGCCAATCCCCTGGACGGGAAGCAGGTATTTGTCAAGAACTGTGTGACCTGTCATAAGATTGGGGATGTCGGTGTCAATGTGGCTCCAGATATTGGTGATTCTCGTACGAAAACACCCGAGTATCTGCTGACGAATATTCTGGATCCGAACCGGGCCATTGATGCGAATTTCTTCAGCTATACAATCGTCACAATTGATGGCGTGGTCCATACCGGGATCATTTCTTCAGACAGTGGTGCATCGATTACGTTAACCCAACCGGAAGGAAAAACGATTACAGTTCTGAAAGAGGAAATTGACGAAATGAAATCCAACGGGGTGTCATTGATGCCGGTCGGACTGGAGAAGACGATCAATCCACAACAGATGGCCGACTTGATTTCGTTTATCAAGAACTGGCGTTATCTGAGTGGTCAGGTTCCCAAGGACATCGCCAAGCCACAGTAG
- the queA gene encoding tRNA preQ1(34) S-adenosylmethionine ribosyltransferase-isomerase QueA, producing the protein MTDLNAFDYHLPPELIATEPTQQRDQSRLLVLDRKSQTISHSSISDLPQYLNPGDCLVLNDTRVLSARLFGVRKSTGGKWEGLYLGSNAAGQWKLMSKTRGKLLPGEIIELQPAHQRSEQKQLFLIMESKDEEGYWTVTVQSEEDHHRLLEHFGTMPLPPYMRRELATDEDWERYQTVYANQPGAVAAPTAGLHFTPKLLERCTQKGVGIAHVTLHVGIGTFKPISAETLEEHKMHSEWCELPQVSADLLNATRAQGGRIVSVGTTSVRTLESVAKQGPLTGWQGETDIFIYPPYQFQAVDCLLTNFHLPKSTLLVLVSALAGSEFIREAYEKAVEANYRFYSYGDAMLIL; encoded by the coding sequence ATGACTGACTTAAACGCATTTGACTACCATCTCCCCCCCGAATTGATCGCGACTGAACCCACCCAACAGCGGGATCAGTCACGCCTGCTGGTGCTGGATCGAAAGTCTCAGACCATCAGTCATAGTTCTATTTCCGATCTCCCCCAGTATCTGAATCCCGGCGACTGCCTCGTCTTAAATGACACGCGGGTACTCTCCGCCCGCCTGTTCGGCGTCCGTAAATCAACGGGCGGCAAGTGGGAAGGCCTCTACCTCGGCTCAAACGCAGCGGGACAATGGAAACTAATGAGCAAGACCAGAGGCAAGCTGTTGCCAGGCGAGATCATTGAACTGCAGCCCGCGCACCAACGCAGCGAACAGAAACAGCTCTTCTTAATAATGGAATCGAAAGACGAGGAAGGTTACTGGACGGTGACCGTTCAATCCGAAGAAGACCATCACCGTCTGCTCGAACACTTCGGCACCATGCCTCTGCCTCCTTATATGAGACGGGAACTGGCGACCGACGAAGACTGGGAACGTTATCAAACCGTGTATGCCAATCAGCCGGGCGCTGTCGCAGCGCCGACCGCCGGCCTACACTTCACTCCGAAACTCCTGGAACGCTGCACACAAAAAGGAGTGGGCATCGCTCACGTCACTCTGCACGTCGGCATTGGTACATTCAAACCGATCTCTGCCGAGACACTTGAAGAACACAAAATGCATTCTGAGTGGTGTGAATTACCACAAGTCTCCGCCGACTTGCTCAATGCCACACGTGCGCAGGGCGGCAGAATTGTATCCGTAGGAACCACCAGCGTTCGAACTCTGGAATCGGTCGCGAAACAAGGCCCGCTCACAGGCTGGCAGGGAGAGACTGATATCTTCATCTATCCCCCCTATCAATTTCAGGCCGTCGATTGCTTATTAACTAATTTTCATTTGCCCAAATCAACGTTGCTGGTTCTGGTCAGCGCGCTTGCCGGCTCGGAGTTCATCCGCGAAGCCTACGAAAAAGCTGTAGAAGCAAACTATCGCTTCTACAGCTATGGTGACGCCATGTTAATTTTATAG
- a CDS encoding LysM peptidoglycan-binding domain-containing protein codes for MTEEKKAEQASEEDWGVEKPKSGIAIETKVGLCLICILLSAFGLVVYQKINRPQEDLAVNSPAEETPESDQSKTESDPFAEGNPEAGTTGQLASQSNGFDTFGNEPDGENSGFSTPQEEQGNPFAEPQPEAQGAGQFAQNAFDNQSEPAQPTEMAANQSDTGFQQFDQPAGASNEFANPAQNEFQNEMPQQPDPAAFDNGQQDPFAGGDQFAQQPAGAAASQTAPQQNEFNVGTESEFAPPAAGADSGLMEQPAGQEFAQTPAANTFQDEPDPFGGAAAQQGQVMQQPQQPAENAFDEFGSSESLNTNQMQNTEEFSEKPAKVNITEISSPSDANAFGDAGFSQSEPQESAAQLENAFGQGQDAVAMDNQQFEQPQASEFSEPNPGQSEERFGNFRPEEFSAQQAESVTTVKRPAAAIDSGTFRDSAMPAEQVPQAQGLFDSPAPVREVSTQEFGSQQQDVFNQQPTVPTGGEYVVQNGENFWTISKKLYGSGRYFQLLAEMNRSRVSDPRKMRPGLKLIAPDQGTIDAEYRARHKATQTMVSEFSGQGGSRKSSKPAGFFISQDGRPMYRVGSSDTLTDISQKHLGRSSRWYQIYQINRQRLQNPNKLQIGAELQLPYDASRVSLVPGKSSSR; via the coding sequence ATGACTGAAGAAAAAAAAGCAGAACAGGCGTCAGAAGAAGACTGGGGCGTTGAAAAACCCAAGTCAGGGATTGCCATCGAAACCAAAGTCGGGCTGTGCCTGATTTGTATCCTGCTCAGTGCCTTTGGGTTGGTGGTCTATCAGAAGATCAACCGACCACAGGAAGATCTGGCAGTAAATAGTCCCGCGGAAGAGACGCCTGAGAGTGATCAGTCGAAAACGGAATCAGATCCCTTTGCCGAAGGGAATCCGGAAGCGGGTACCACAGGTCAGCTGGCAAGTCAGTCAAACGGCTTCGATACTTTTGGGAATGAGCCTGATGGAGAGAACTCCGGCTTTTCTACACCTCAGGAAGAGCAGGGGAATCCGTTCGCAGAGCCACAGCCAGAAGCACAGGGGGCAGGTCAATTTGCGCAGAATGCGTTTGATAATCAGAGTGAACCAGCGCAGCCAACTGAAATGGCTGCGAATCAGTCAGACACCGGGTTTCAGCAGTTTGATCAGCCTGCTGGGGCCAGTAATGAATTTGCGAATCCCGCTCAGAATGAGTTTCAGAATGAAATGCCACAGCAGCCCGATCCGGCCGCCTTTGATAATGGGCAGCAGGACCCTTTTGCCGGTGGTGATCAATTTGCACAACAGCCTGCGGGGGCAGCTGCATCACAGACTGCGCCACAACAGAACGAATTCAACGTCGGTACAGAATCTGAGTTTGCCCCTCCTGCCGCTGGCGCTGATTCTGGTTTGATGGAACAGCCTGCAGGACAGGAGTTTGCCCAGACACCAGCGGCAAACACCTTTCAAGATGAACCAGATCCGTTTGGCGGTGCCGCAGCACAGCAGGGACAGGTGATGCAGCAACCACAGCAGCCAGCGGAAAATGCATTTGATGAATTCGGTTCGTCAGAGAGTCTGAACACGAACCAGATGCAAAATACAGAAGAGTTTTCTGAAAAACCGGCGAAAGTGAATATTACAGAGATCTCCAGTCCCAGCGATGCCAACGCATTTGGAGATGCCGGTTTCTCGCAAAGCGAACCTCAAGAATCCGCGGCACAACTCGAGAATGCCTTTGGTCAGGGGCAGGATGCGGTAGCAATGGATAATCAGCAGTTTGAACAGCCTCAGGCTTCTGAATTCAGTGAACCCAATCCCGGCCAAAGTGAAGAACGATTCGGAAATTTTCGACCAGAGGAATTTTCGGCGCAACAGGCTGAAAGTGTGACAACAGTCAAGCGTCCTGCTGCAGCCATCGATTCTGGAACTTTTCGTGATTCCGCCATGCCGGCGGAACAGGTTCCTCAGGCGCAAGGGCTCTTTGATAGTCCTGCCCCTGTCAGAGAGGTTTCCACACAGGAGTTTGGTTCGCAGCAGCAAGACGTCTTTAATCAGCAGCCCACCGTACCGACAGGAGGAGAGTACGTCGTCCAGAATGGAGAGAATTTCTGGACGATTTCCAAGAAGCTTTATGGTAGCGGGCGTTATTTTCAGCTGTTGGCTGAAATGAACCGAAGCCGTGTCAGCGATCCACGTAAGATGAGACCTGGTTTGAAACTGATTGCTCCCGATCAGGGGACCATTGATGCAGAGTATCGGGCCCGGCATAAAGCGACGCAGACCATGGTCAGTGAATTTTCCGGTCAGGGAGGAAGTCGCAAGTCGAGTAAGCCTGCCGGTTTTTTTATCAGCCAGGATGGTCGTCCGATGTATCGTGTGGGAAGCAGTGATACTCTGACTGACATTTCACAGAAGCATCTGGGACGTTCTTCCCGCTGGTATCAGATTTATCAGATCAATCGTCAGAGACTGCAAAATCCGAACAAGCTACAAATTGGAGCTGAATTACAGCTGCCTTATGATGCCAGCCGAGTCAGCCTTGTTCCCGGAAAGTCATCCAGCCGATAG
- a CDS encoding division/cell wall cluster transcriptional repressor MraZ, with protein MALTGTFNKILDGKRRLAIPKRLKEELVNKEFTQIYIAPGTESSLLLFSEKGFEQQAQRLKEYSRNGPEAAQYLRLYYSRAEKVEVDSQGRICIPERLAELASLEAKEEVVLIGVQDHAEIWSSTRWNSYLNNHGPHFDEMAAQAFGQMPW; from the coding sequence ATGGCACTAACGGGGACGTTCAACAAGATTCTGGATGGTAAACGGCGATTGGCGATTCCCAAACGGCTCAAGGAAGAGCTTGTGAACAAGGAGTTTACCCAGATTTACATTGCCCCAGGAACGGAATCCTCTTTATTGCTTTTTTCTGAGAAAGGATTTGAACAGCAGGCACAACGATTGAAAGAGTATTCCAGGAACGGCCCGGAGGCAGCTCAGTATCTGCGTCTGTATTATTCGCGGGCAGAAAAAGTGGAAGTCGATTCTCAAGGACGGATTTGTATTCCCGAACGTCTGGCCGAACTAGCCAGCCTGGAAGCAAAAGAAGAAGTGGTGTTGATTGGAGTTCAAGACCATGCGGAGATCTGGAGTAGCACGCGTTGGAATTCCTATCTTAACAATCATGGCCCTCATTTTGATGAGATGGCTGCACAAGCCTTTGGCCAGATGCCCTGGTAA
- a CDS encoding peptidoglycan D,D-transpeptidase FtsI family protein, producing MNTEKSQLRISWRTWFLVCMVVLAWAVISGRLIYLQYIGHRQFAKVVARQQVYKEKIPARPGDILDRNGRLLATTIISNSLYVVPQRLEKQEHVEAVCEALHLDLSHFQKRLKQNRDKLFLWVKRRLSEQELQAIRNLNLSDDAWGFRQEYRRQYPQGALAAHALGLRDIDGKGQGGLEEAFDHLICGQDGHRFLIRDAHGRVIEVRNDSRVAARNGETLVVTLDSIIQLYTERQLQGIVQEWQPKSACAIVMDVKTCEVLAMASVPTFDLNHPEAISESAWKNTAIASIYEPGSTLKPFIVAAALEKGLLDKDEEFDCEQGEYRMGKRLLHDHHSYGTLSVTDILVKSSNIGMAKIGERLTNPGLYESVLAFGFGQKTGIQLPGELTGIVRPLSSWNIYSTGSIPMGQEIAVTPIQLITAHVALANQGKLLNPRLIRDQIDHNYFPRSEEEPVQVRPMVSTPIVSPDVADWLVRVPMTETVERGTGRKAKLEGYAVFGKTGTAQKPDPKTGKYSSQLHVSSFICGAPAHDPQVLVLVVVNEPSVGENHYGGTIAGPPAAEILNKTLMYQRVPFDKSGLKPMDRTARRQRNALR from the coding sequence TTGAACACTGAAAAGTCGCAGCTTCGAATCAGTTGGCGTACCTGGTTTCTGGTGTGCATGGTGGTTCTGGCGTGGGCTGTAATTTCAGGACGGCTGATTTATCTGCAATATATCGGACACCGTCAGTTTGCGAAAGTTGTCGCGCGGCAGCAGGTCTACAAAGAAAAAATTCCCGCCCGGCCTGGAGACATTTTGGATCGGAATGGGCGCCTACTGGCAACGACAATCATCAGTAACAGCTTGTATGTTGTTCCACAACGACTGGAAAAACAGGAGCATGTCGAAGCTGTTTGTGAGGCATTGCACCTTGATCTCTCACATTTTCAGAAACGATTAAAACAGAACCGCGATAAGCTGTTTCTCTGGGTGAAACGCCGTCTTTCAGAGCAGGAGTTGCAGGCGATTCGTAATCTGAATTTGTCAGATGATGCCTGGGGCTTTCGCCAGGAGTATCGTCGACAGTATCCCCAAGGTGCGTTAGCGGCCCATGCATTGGGACTACGGGATATTGACGGCAAAGGGCAGGGCGGCCTTGAAGAGGCCTTTGATCATCTGATTTGTGGGCAGGATGGGCATCGTTTTCTGATTCGCGATGCGCATGGTCGTGTGATTGAGGTCCGCAATGATTCGCGTGTCGCGGCACGGAATGGGGAAACGCTTGTTGTGACATTGGATTCGATCATTCAGTTGTACACAGAGCGTCAGTTGCAGGGGATCGTGCAGGAGTGGCAACCGAAAAGTGCGTGTGCGATTGTGATGGATGTCAAAACATGTGAAGTGCTGGCGATGGCATCGGTGCCGACGTTTGATTTAAACCACCCCGAAGCGATTTCCGAGTCTGCGTGGAAGAATACGGCGATTGCTTCAATCTATGAGCCAGGGTCCACCTTGAAGCCCTTCATTGTGGCTGCGGCTCTGGAAAAGGGCCTGCTGGACAAGGATGAAGAGTTCGATTGCGAACAAGGCGAGTACCGGATGGGAAAGCGTTTGCTGCATGATCATCATAGCTATGGAACGTTAAGCGTCACGGATATCCTGGTGAAGTCGAGTAATATCGGAATGGCAAAAATCGGAGAACGATTGACCAATCCCGGCTTGTATGAATCGGTGCTGGCGTTTGGGTTCGGGCAGAAAACGGGGATTCAACTGCCGGGAGAACTGACGGGAATCGTCAGGCCGCTCTCGTCGTGGAATATCTATTCGACCGGGTCGATCCCGATGGGACAGGAGATTGCTGTGACCCCGATTCAGCTGATCACGGCCCATGTAGCACTGGCAAATCAAGGGAAGTTACTCAATCCCCGTTTGATTCGGGATCAGATTGACCATAATTATTTTCCACGTTCGGAAGAAGAGCCTGTTCAGGTTCGCCCGATGGTTTCGACTCCCATCGTTTCACCCGACGTGGCAGATTGGTTAGTCAGGGTTCCGATGACAGAAACCGTTGAGCGGGGGACCGGGAGGAAAGCGAAGCTTGAGGGGTATGCGGTTTTTGGGAAGACAGGGACTGCCCAAAAGCCTGATCCAAAGACGGGGAAGTATTCATCACAATTGCATGTGAGTTCGTTTATTTGTGGGGCACCAGCGCATGATCCCCAAGTACTCGTACTGGTTGTGGTGAATGAACCTTCGGTCGGAGAAAACCACTATGGTGGAACGATTGCAGGGCCTCCTGCTGCCGAGATTCTGAATAAGACTTTGATGTATCAGAGAGTTCCCTTTGATAAGTCTGGTCTGAAGCCAATGGATCGAACTGCCCGCAGGCAGCGCAACGCCTTACGTTGA
- a CDS encoding glycosyltransferase, which produces MSDIESPIPIAFCITGLQPGGAERALVQIVKRLNREKWAPVVYSLTGTGPLAADLQAAGVPTEILHTRSAWDVSIIWKLARKFKEQKPVLLQTFLFHANFAGRIAARRSGVPHIVSGIRVSEKRKNGHLLLDRLTNRLVDFNICVSQSVAEFSIRAGKLPESKVTVIPNGVDFELFASAEPLDLSLWGIPADAKVVLFVGRLDPQKAPGDLLTAFGRFAEQAPDFHLLFVGEGPLKTELQQSANQLSCAERVHFAGWQSQIPQLMRAADCLVLPSLWEGMPNVVLEAMASGLPVISTEVDGVSELIQQGEQGTLVAQRSPAEIQQALQALATQPASFRKMAGNAQDTVKKEFTWDSIAHKYEQVYEKILSSHA; this is translated from the coding sequence TTGTCTGACATTGAATCGCCCATTCCGATTGCGTTTTGTATAACCGGCTTGCAGCCTGGTGGGGCGGAACGTGCGCTGGTACAGATCGTGAAGCGGTTGAATCGCGAAAAATGGGCGCCCGTTGTCTACTCTCTGACAGGCACGGGGCCTCTTGCCGCTGATCTGCAGGCTGCGGGAGTTCCCACCGAAATCTTGCACACGCGTTCCGCCTGGGATGTGAGTATTATCTGGAAGTTGGCACGAAAGTTCAAAGAACAAAAACCGGTTTTACTGCAAACATTTTTATTTCATGCGAATTTTGCAGGGCGGATCGCCGCTCGTCGGTCAGGTGTGCCACATATCGTCTCTGGGATTCGTGTTTCCGAAAAACGAAAAAATGGACACTTGTTGCTGGACCGATTGACAAATCGACTGGTGGATTTCAATATCTGCGTCAGTCAATCGGTGGCGGAGTTTTCGATTCGGGCGGGAAAACTTCCTGAGTCGAAAGTGACCGTGATCCCCAATGGTGTCGACTTCGAACTGTTTGCGTCGGCTGAACCGCTGGATTTGAGTCTCTGGGGCATTCCCGCTGATGCCAAAGTGGTGTTGTTTGTGGGGCGGCTGGATCCACAGAAAGCCCCCGGTGATTTATTGACGGCGTTTGGCCGCTTTGCAGAACAGGCTCCTGACTTTCATTTGCTGTTTGTCGGCGAGGGGCCGTTGAAAACGGAATTGCAACAGAGTGCCAACCAGTTGTCCTGTGCAGAGCGTGTTCATTTTGCCGGTTGGCAGTCTCAGATTCCCCAATTGATGCGAGCCGCTGACTGTCTGGTGTTACCTTCGTTATGGGAAGGGATGCCGAACGTGGTTCTGGAAGCGATGGCTTCCGGTTTGCCTGTGATTTCGACGGAAGTGGATGGGGTTTCCGAATTGATCCAGCAGGGAGAGCAGGGGACTTTGGTGGCCCAGAGAAGCCCCGCTGAGATTCAGCAAGCATTACAGGCTCTGGCTACCCAGCCCGCCTCGTTTCGCAAGATGGCGGGGAATGCGCAAGATACTGTGAAGAAAGAGTTTACATGGGACTCGATCGCACACAAATATGAACAGGTTTATGAGAAAATCCTGTCTTCACACGCCTGA